A single Argentina anserina chromosome 7, drPotAnse1.1, whole genome shotgun sequence DNA region contains:
- the LOC126802375 gene encoding probable protein phosphatase 2C 8, which yields MTFDSGDLRPSLVIEKKNDRSRRRLRVRRLKYTCRRKIPLDQEHGSGDRQTEKDDGSSMKILSVSFSAASENDSVLLSYGGEVSEGSGRSSYGVISVVGRRREMEDAVSAEVGFAVDGKYDFYGVYDGHGGSAVARLCRERLHEVVAEAVEREVAKGVKEVVGWDRVMEGCFGKMDEEVSGISVVKTVGSTALAAVVTEEQVVVANCGDCRAVLSRLGGTIALALSIDHKPDREDESERIESAGGRVINWNGSRVLGVLATSRSIGDQYLRPYVISKPEVTVTNRTDEDEFLILASDGLWDVISNELACQVVNKVFRRTTITRRIIDHDRDHLLLNYEKPLDSGSSSKTSEAATLLVDLAMARGSKDNISVIVVDLRKWAAT from the exons ATGACGTTTGATTCCGGCGATCTGAGGCCGAGCCTCGTTattgagaagaagaatgatCGCAGCAGAAGAAGACTGAGAGTCCGGCGTCTCAAGTACACGTGTCGAAGAAAGATCCCGCTGGACCAGGAACACGGCTCCGGAGATCGTCAAACTGAGAAGGATGATGGAAGTTCTATGAAGATATTATCGGTGTCGTTCTCGGCGGCCTCTGAAAACGACAGCGTATTGTTGAGTTATGGAGGTGAAGTGAGCGAAGGGAGTGGGAGGAGTAGCTACGGCGTCATTTCGGTGGTGGGGAGGAGGAGGGAAATGGAGGATGCGGTGAGCGCGGAGGTAGGGTTTGCGGTTGACGGGAAATACGACTTTTACGGGGTGTACGATGGGCACGGTGGGTCCGCCGTGGCTAGGCTTTGCCGGGAGAGGTTACATGAGGTGGTGGCGGAGGCGGTTGAGAGGGAGGTGGCGAAGGGAGTGAAGGAGGTGGTTGGTTGGGACAGGGTGATGGAGGGGTGTTTTGGTAAGATGGATGAGGAGGTTAGTGGGATCTCAGTAGTGAAGACGGTCGGGTCTACGGCGTTGGCTGCGGTGGTGACGGAGGAGCAGGTTGTGGTGGCCAACTGTGGTGATTGTAGAGCAGTGTTGTCGAGATTAGGCGGTACTATTGCGTTGGCCTTGTCTATCGATCACAAG CCTGATAGAGAAGATGAATCGGAGAGAATTGAAAGTGCCGGAGGGAGGGTTATCAATTGGAATGGAAGCCGTGTTCTAGGGGTCCTTGCTACCTCCAGATCCATAG GTGACCAGTACCTGAGACCATACGTGATATCGAAACCGGAAGTAACGGTGACGAATCGAACAGATGAGGATGAATTCCTCATCTTAGCGAGTGATGGACTATGGGATGTCATATCCAATGAACTTGCATGTCAAGTTGTGAACAAGGTCTTTCGCAGAACAACAATAACGAGAAGGATTATTGATCATGATCGTGATCATTTGCTCCTAAATTATGAAAAGCCGCTGGACAGTGGTTCTAGTAGTAAAACATCTGAGGCAGCAACATTGTTAGTTGACCTAGCTATGGCTCGGGGAAGCAAAGATAACATTAGTGTCATTGTAGTCGACCTCAGAAAGTGGGCTGCTACCTAG
- the LOC126802195 gene encoding spermine synthase, with protein MGDDAGRGLECQKTMDGKGSNKNGSEKAIPSCCLKARASDPEVDAICHSTVVSGWFSESQSRTDKARKGTYFNNPMWPGEAHSLKVENILYKGKSDFQEVLVFESSTYGKVLVLDGIIQLSEKDECAYQEMITHLPLCSIPAPKNVLVVGGGDGGVLREISRHSSVEHIDICEIDQMVIDVSKKFFPELAVGFEDPRVHLHVGDATEFLKHAPQGKYDAVIVDSSDPVGPAEALVEKPFFETIARALRPGGVLCNMAESMWLHTHLIENMISVCHLTFKGSVNYAWASVPTYPSGVIGFLLCSTEGPPVDFRTPVNSIEKLEGAVKHKRELRYYNSEMHSAAFALPAFLRREVSALHDSSNSARRNGLS; from the exons ATGGGGGACGACGCAGGAAGAGGTTTGGAATGCCAGAAGACTATGGATGGGAAGGGGAGTAACAAAAACGGTTCAGAGAAGGCCATCCCTTCTTGTTGCTTAAAGGCAAGGGCTTCAGACCCTGAGGTTGATGCAATATGTCATTCCACTGTTGTTTCTGGCTGGTTTTCAGAATCCCAGTCTCGCACAG ATAAGGCTAGAAAAGGGACTTACTTCAACAATCCAATGTGGCCTG GTGAAGCTCATTCGCTGAAAGTAGAAAATATTCTATACAAGGGGAAATCAGACTTCCAAGAGGTTTTGGTTTTCGAG TCCTCAACATATGGAAAAGTGCTTGTTCTTGATGGCATTATCCAGTTGAGTGAGAAGGATGAATGTGCATACCAGGAGATGATAACTCATCTTCCTCTTTGTTCGATTCCTGCCCCAAAAAAT GTTCTGGTTGTcggtggtggtgatggtggaGTGTTAAGGGAGATTTCGCGCCATTCTTCTGTTGAGCATATTGATATATGTGAGATAGATCAGATGGTTATAGAT GTGTCTAAGAAGTTTTTTCCAGAATTAGCTGTTGGATTTGAGGACCCTCGTGTCCATCTTCATGTCGGTGATG CAACTGAATTTTTAAAGCATGCACCTCAAGGGAAGTATGATGCTGTAATTGTTGATTCATCAGATCCTGTAG GTCCTGCTGAAGCACTTGTAGAGAAGCCATTTTTTGAGACAATAGCTAGAGCATTAAGGCCTGGCGGTGTTCTCTGTAACATGGCAGAAAGTATGTGGCTGCATACACATCTTATTGAAAATATGATCTCTGTATGCCATCTAACATTCAAGGGGTCAGTCAACTATGCATGGGCAAGTGTCCCTACATATCCAAG CGGTGTTATAGGTTTTCTGCTATGCTCAACCGAAGGGCCTCCTGTTGATTTTAGAACTCCTGTCAATTCTATTGAGAAGCTGGAAGGAGCTGTCAAACACAAAAGAGAACTTCGATATTATAACTCTGAG ATGCACTCAGCTGCCTTTGCCTTGCCTGCTTTTTTGAGGAGGGAGGTTAGTGCTCTGCATGATTCTTCAAATTCAGCAAGAAGAAATGGCTTGTCCTAG
- the LOC126803413 gene encoding uncharacterized protein LOC126803413 has protein sequence MGGGAHFLKRIPRIQFPQRHPKSSTSASTAQTQDATSTRLGCDVPTPPKNQGEGGKASLQPKPTPITAREIDTIILGGRI, from the exons ATGGGAGGAGGAGCTCATTTTCTGAAGAGGATTCCCAGGATTCAATTCCCACAGAGACACCCAAAATCTTCAACCTCCG CTTCTACTGCACAGACTCAAGATGCGACATCAACTCGCTTAGGGTGTGATGTTCCAACACCACCAAAGAACCAGGGCGAAGGAGGGAAGGCCTCTCTTCAGCCGAAACCCACACCAATCACGGCCAGAGAGATAGATACCATAATA TTGGGTGGACGCATTTGA
- the LOC126802739 gene encoding putative RING-H2 finger protein ATL21A, whose translation MNTLRPIIISFLIFFSFSCLAVSSTLETCTKAVCQIGEAEIRFPFRIDKRQPQTCGFPGFDLTCDNTSQTLLNLPSGDFTVQGIDYAEQEIWLNDPNNCLPKRLLSLNLTSSPFLPGFTEDFTFLNCSQDFLKYKLNPIACMSSLNYTVFATNSETVIRYLSTCDKIGTFPVPVEWSFHQVVVSSDLDNHLRLKWDRPGCGSCEERGGKCGYKTNTTRVICSRLSQRGIPRGARYAITVGVGVPAILCLLGLLCCMCGRIKTLTIRRTSLPEFNSIVAPQPAIVKGLDVATLDAYPKIVLGESRRLPKPDDHTCSICLSDYRPKETLKTIPECNHSFHANCIDEWLKLNATCPICRKSPK comes from the exons ATGAATACTCTCAGAcccatcatcatctccttccttatcttcttctcattctcatGCCTTGCAGTGAGTAGTACCCTAGAGACTTGCACAAAAGCCGTTTGCCAAATCGGCGAGGCTGAGATCCGTTTTCCGTTTAGGATAGATAAACGCCAGCCGCAGACTTGTGGCTTTCCCGGTTTTGATCTGACCTGTGACAACACATCTCAAACACTTCTTAATCTTCCTTCTGGAGACTTCACCGTCCAGGGCATAGACTATGCCGAGCAAGAGATATGGCTCAACGATCCAAACAACTGCCTCCCTAAACGGCTCCTCTCTCTGAACCTCACAAGCTCTCCGTTCCTTCCTGGGTTTACTGAAGACTTCACCTTTTTGAACTGCTCGCAGGACTTTTTGAAGTACAAACTAAACCCTATTGCTTGCATGAGTAGTCTTAACTACACAGTTTTTGCTACCAATTCTGAGACGGTTATAAGGTACTTGTCGACGTGCGATAAGATCGGAACTTTTCCTGTTCCGGTTGAGTGGTCGTTTCACCAGGTGGTTGTGTCGTCGGACCTCGACAATCATCTCCGGCTAAAGTGGGACCGGCCGGGGTGCGGCAGCTGCGAGGAGCGGGGTGGAAAGTGTGGCTACAAGACCAATACTACTAGAGTTATTTGCTCCAGGCTTTCTCAACGAG GAATCCCAAGGGGGGCTCGCTATGCTATTACAGTGGGCGTTGGAGTGCCGGCAATTTTGTGCCTTCTAGGGCTACTCTGTTGCATGTGTGGCAGGATCAAGACTTTGACAATTAGACGCACATCACTTCCGGAATTTAATTCAATTGTAGCTCCACAACCCGCAATTGTTAAGGGCCTCGATGTGGCAACACTTGATGCCTACCCAAAAATAGTCCTCGGTGAAAGCCGGCGTCTACCGAAGCCCGACGATCACACTTGCTCGATATGCTTATCCGATTACCGGCCGAAGGAGACGCTGAAGACCATACCGGAGTGCAACCATAGCTTTCATGCTAACTGCATCGATGAATGGCTTAAATTGAATGCTACTTGCCCTATTTGTAGAAAATCTCCAAAATGA
- the LOC126803412 gene encoding uncharacterized protein LOC126803412, whose protein sequence is MSMKLCRVFSTTAVTKSEPLTRLAVNSVSRFLSSSAGESQPGRVNAEVKHAGKAEVNDEKSEERAEDGEDDGDELDLNKETGEIGGPKGPEPTRFGDWEKNGRCSDF, encoded by the coding sequence atgtCGATGAAACTCTGCCGTGTATTTTCAACAACGGCCGTGACGAAATCCGAGCCTCTGACTCGCTTGGCTGTCAACTCAGTGAGTCGCTTCTTGTCCTCCTCGGCTGGTGAATCTCAACCGGGGCGGGTAAACGCGGAGGTGAAGCATGCCGGAAAAGCGGAAGTGAATGATGAAAAGAGTGAAGAGCGAGCTGAGGACGGTGAAGACGATGGAGACGAGCTGGATTTGAATAAAGAGACGGGTGAGATCGGCGGGCCGAAAGGGCCGGAGCCGACCAGGTTCGGCGATTGGGAAAAGAATGGTCGGTGCTCTGATTTTTAG